Proteins from a single region of Argopecten irradians isolate NY chromosome 7, Ai_NY, whole genome shotgun sequence:
- the LOC138327142 gene encoding putative leucine-rich repeat-containing protein DDB_G0290503, with protein sequence MAEIASHLRIFFLPTDTGTSLRQTRLLFGRSRRRTETKARDKKKSSARSWTASFVCLSDKDASTVPNGRERVVLQSSGLGFKRIVFSTDDDENEVKQKLSESFPKLIGIGGFELLKCLANKRKLEVLGCTWNVQNLKAVMSPQSRIFIRPIQKNLETVDVLSDNEGTLSFNSKIKEECLKCGQLICVTMLRAHIVTCCDEDSDMELPDIEMHSVYQDIWSSNNDLDVELIESNTKGQGSGASNGSNVAELHTETPNLNDQLSNRNGREASNSSNVAEPHTERPNLNDQLSNRNGREASNGSNVAELHTETPNLNDQLSNRNGREASNGSNVAEPHEERPNLNDQLSNRNEASKDLDFPIHVSPKLSKDIEDIVENVVKVCSHWSNPVEILKFLQANTIVGRKLEVEDVTETIASEGETNHICVDRENILETAFDEIQQIKNFRITLEVDFYGESVSDLGGPRKEFFRLVLMAIKEKYFDHDLRSVLSEDYLTVGKILGLSILQNGPLPTFIRHDVLNELFSNDESQSSCIQNLRIGLDEVGIYQIGSRVPSFVFLLRPSNKKLTVRALTHYLKPNFSETGSNGRVQEGAVYAAFMRYIREVASGRRGTLTLSNILEFVTASSEEPAVGFTLSPSIEFVVIKHQFYPNCKYMQLLYVPSTTNINIEITSR encoded by the exons atggcggaaattgc GAGTCATttgaggattttttttcttcctacTGATACCGGTACATCTTTGAGACAAACCAGGCTTTTATTTGGTAGATCAAGGAGACGGACAGAGACTAAGGCACGAGATAAGAAAAAGAGTTCAGCTCGATCCTGGACAGCAAGTTTTGTTTGCTTGTCAGACAAAGATGCAAGTACTGTTCCTAATGGACGCGAGAGAGTAGTTTTGCAGAGCAGTGGGCTAGGCTTCAAAAGGATTGTATTTTCAACAGATGACGATGAAAATGAGGTGAAACAGAAGCTGTCTGAATCATTCCCTAAGTTAATTGGGATTGGTGGTTTTGAACTTTTGAAGTGCTTagcaaacaaaagaaaattggaAGTGTTAGGCTGCACCTGGAACGTTCAAAATCTGAAGGCTGTGATGAGCCCACAGTCCAGGATTTTTATCAGACCAATACAAAAAAACCTAGAAACTGTGGATGTTTTGTCTGACAATGAAGGTACTCTATCATTCAACAGCAAGATAAAAGAAGAATGTCTCAAATGTGGCCAATTAATATGTGTAACAATGCTGAGGGCCCATATAGTAACCTGCTGTGATGAGGATTCTGATATGGAATTGCCAGACATTGAAATGCATTCAGTATACCAAGACATTTGGTCATCGAACAATGATTTGGATGTAGAGCTTATAGAGTCAAATACAAAGGGACAGGGATCCGGAGCTTCCAATGGTTCGAATGTAGCAGAACTTCACACAGAGACACCAAACTTGAATGATCAGTTATCAAACAGAAATGGACGGGAAGCTTCCAATAGTTCAAATGTAGCAGAACCTCACACAGAGAGACCAAACTTGAATGATCAGTTATCAAACAGAAATGGACGGGAAGCTTCCAATGGTTCGAATGTAGCAGAACTTCACACAGAGACACCAAACTTGAATGATCAGTTATCAAACAGAAATGGACGGGAAGCTTCTAATGGTTCGAATGTAGCAGAACCTCACGAAGAGAGACCAAACTTGAATGATCAGTTATCAAACAGAAATGAAGCTTCAAAAGATCTTGATTttcctatacatgtatctcCAAAATTATCAAAAGACATAGAAGATATAGTGGAAAATGTAGTGAAAGTTTGTTCACATTGGAGTAATCCCGTAGAAATACTGAAGTTTTTGCAAGCTAATACCATTGTTGGCCGAAAGCTGGAGGTTGAAGATGTTACGGAGACAATAGCTTCTGAAGGAGAAACCAACCATATTTGTGTTGATCGTGAAAACATCTTGGAAACAGCCTTTGATGAAATTCAGCAAATCAAAAATTTCAGAATAACTTTAGAGGTTGATTTTTATGGTGAG AGTGTATCCGACTTGGGTGGACCAAGAAAAGAATTTTTCCGTTTGGTATTGATGGCCatcaaagaaaaatactttgaccATGATCTTAGGAGTGTGCTGAGTGAGGACTACCTTACAGTCGGAAAGATTCTTG gCCTCAGCATACTACAAAATGGTCCTCTTCCGACCTTCATTCGCCATGATGTTTTAAATGAACTTTTCTCCAATGACGAATCACAGTCCAGTTGCATCCAGAATTTGAGAATTGGGTTAGATGAGGTTGGAATTTATCAG ATTGGTTCCCGTGTCCCATCTTTTGTCTTCCTGTTGAGGCCTTCCAATAAGAAACTAACAGTCAGAGCTCTGACTCACTATTTGAAACCTAACTTTTCAGAGACAGGTTCTAATGGTAGAGTCCAGGAGGGAGCAGTGTATGCGGCCTTCATGAGGTACATTCGTGAAGTTGCCA